A genomic window from Desulfovibrio porci includes:
- a CDS encoding HD domain-containing protein, whose product MHQALKEAITICKTLLRNGYDAHVINAPLQEQLLRSARQPAVDIACEPDMDTLVKLFPKARMESEKRAMAEMEENGILFRFYPLEVEDAGHPELSLLRITPSMAAMMDPKERQQLRLTGFGSPAPSGDAYEGFADFKGGSIRFTGLPDETLRHNYLLAVRALRFAANFDIPIEPNTWLAIVRSSVRVLDYVPATDIMDEWRKVAAESMHRFVRLLYDAHILQGLIPEVAALSCVCQEKDKDGVEVNVFDHTLECMKHYPEEGFHYDWLGTMAMLFHDVGKLFTGEYFDGQWTFYQHHRVGAKVTRKILRRLHFAPEDIDLLCHLVNHHMRFHFMMTDRGIRRFKALDEYPRLIAMARADLQAREGSYTSFNHNMKYLDRAETPEQMLEPLLNGNEIMSETRLAPGPLVGVIRDALLQAQIAGEVTDLESAVAFVREYARKSVG is encoded by the coding sequence ATGCACCAAGCGCTCAAAGAAGCCATTACCATCTGCAAAACCCTGCTGCGCAACGGCTATGACGCGCATGTAATCAACGCGCCCTTGCAGGAACAATTGCTGCGTTCCGCCAGGCAGCCCGCCGTGGACATCGCCTGTGAACCGGATATGGATACCCTGGTCAAACTCTTCCCCAAAGCCCGCATGGAGTCTGAAAAACGCGCCATGGCCGAGATGGAGGAAAACGGCATCCTGTTCCGCTTCTATCCGCTGGAAGTGGAGGACGCGGGTCATCCCGAACTTTCGCTGCTGCGCATCACGCCCAGCATGGCCGCCATGATGGACCCCAAGGAACGCCAACAACTCCGCCTGACCGGCTTCGGCAGCCCCGCGCCCAGCGGCGACGCCTACGAGGGGTTCGCCGACTTCAAGGGCGGCAGCATCCGCTTCACCGGCCTGCCGGACGAAACCCTGCGCCACAACTATCTGCTGGCCGTGCGGGCTTTGCGCTTCGCGGCCAATTTCGACATCCCCATTGAACCCAACACATGGCTGGCCATTGTGCGCTCCTCGGTGCGCGTGCTGGACTATGTTCCGGCCACGGACATCATGGATGAATGGCGCAAGGTGGCCGCCGAATCCATGCATCGCTTTGTGCGCCTGCTGTATGACGCCCATATCCTGCAAGGCCTGATCCCGGAAGTGGCGGCGCTGTCCTGCGTCTGTCAGGAAAAGGACAAGGACGGCGTGGAAGTTAATGTCTTCGACCACACCCTGGAGTGCATGAAGCACTATCCGGAAGAAGGCTTCCACTACGACTGGCTGGGCACCATGGCCATGCTGTTCCATGACGTGGGCAAGCTCTTTACCGGCGAGTATTTCGACGGGCAGTGGACGTTCTACCAGCACCACCGGGTGGGAGCCAAGGTCACGCGCAAGATTCTGCGCCGCCTGCACTTCGCCCCTGAGGACATTGATCTGCTCTGCCATCTGGTGAACCATCACATGCGCTTCCATTTCATGATGACCGACAGAGGCATCCGCCGTTTCAAGGCGCTGGACGAATACCCGCGCCTCATCGCCATGGCCCGCGCCGACCTGCAGGCCCGTGAAGGCAGCTACACTTCATTCAATCACAATATGAAGTATCTGGACCGGGCCGAAACGCCGGAACAAATGCTGGAGCCCCTGCTCAACGGCAATGAGATCATGAGCGAAACCCGTCTGGCCCCCGGCCCGCTGGTGGGCGTGATCCGCGACGCGCTGCTGCAGGCCCAGATCGCCGGAGAAGTGACGGATCTGGAGTCCGCCGTGGCCTTTGTGCGGGAGTACGCGCGGAAGTCCGTGGGATAA
- the rlmN gene encoding 23S rRNA (adenine(2503)-C(2))-methyltransferase RlmN: MINLLNLTLPELTDWMQAELGEPKFRAVQVWQWIWQKMARDFEAMSNVSKACRARLAETARIAWPEVAQVQESGDGTTKFLLRLEDGALVETVLIPSDSREGVRRWTQCLSSQVGCAMGCTFCATGGMGFERNMNMGEILGQILVAREHLGDNRPDWPVLRNLVFMGMGEPLLNLHEVMRALQSLNNDKGLNFSPRRITVSTCGIEKGLVELGESGLAYLAVSLHAPNQELRARIMPKAARWPLDQLLAALKSYPLKTRERITFEYLLLGGVNDGPEQAAELARLVADIKGKLNLIVYNPAEGAPYAAPDEARVLAFEQCLWKRHITAIIRKSKGQDIQAACGQLKAAARKA; encoded by the coding sequence ATGATCAACCTCCTCAATCTCACCCTTCCCGAACTCACGGACTGGATGCAGGCCGAACTGGGCGAACCCAAGTTCCGGGCCGTGCAGGTCTGGCAATGGATCTGGCAGAAAATGGCCCGCGATTTCGAGGCCATGAGCAATGTCTCCAAGGCCTGCCGGGCGCGTCTGGCGGAAACGGCGCGCATTGCCTGGCCCGAAGTGGCTCAAGTGCAGGAAAGCGGCGACGGCACCACCAAATTTCTGCTCCGCCTGGAAGACGGCGCGCTGGTGGAAACCGTCCTGATTCCCTCTGATTCCCGTGAGGGCGTGCGCCGCTGGACCCAGTGTCTGTCTTCTCAGGTGGGCTGCGCCATGGGCTGCACCTTCTGCGCCACAGGGGGCATGGGCTTTGAGCGGAATATGAACATGGGCGAGATTCTGGGCCAGATTCTGGTGGCCCGCGAGCATCTGGGCGACAATCGTCCCGACTGGCCCGTGCTGCGCAATCTGGTCTTCATGGGCATGGGCGAACCCCTGCTCAACCTGCACGAGGTCATGCGCGCCCTGCAAAGCCTGAACAACGATAAGGGACTCAATTTTTCGCCGCGCCGGATCACGGTCTCCACCTGCGGCATCGAGAAGGGTCTGGTCGAATTGGGCGAAAGCGGCCTGGCCTATCTGGCCGTGTCCCTGCACGCGCCCAACCAGGAACTGCGCGCCCGGATCATGCCCAAGGCCGCGCGCTGGCCCCTGGATCAACTGCTGGCCGCGCTCAAATCCTATCCGCTGAAGACGCGGGAACGAATCACCTTTGAATACCTGCTGCTGGGCGGGGTCAACGACGGACCGGAACAGGCCGCGGAACTGGCCCGACTGGTGGCCGACATTAAGGGCAAACTCAACCTTATCGTCTATAATCCCGCCGAAGGCGCGCCCTACGCGGCTCCGGACGAAGCGCGCGTGCTGGCCTTCGAGCAATGCCTCTGGAAGCGCCACATCACGGCCATCATCCGCAAAAGCAAGGGACAGGACATCCAGGCCGCCTGCGGCCAGCTCAAGGCCGCCGCGCGGAAGGCCTGA
- the dsrP gene encoding sulfate reduction electron transfer complex DsrMKJOP subunit DsrP: MLEKLFTGPKSYYVWLLFLLCVIAGCGLVYLDQLQSGLGITGMNRDVSWGLYISQFTYFVGVAASAVMLVLPAYFHHYKKFKRMIIFGEFMAVAAVVMCALFIVVDLGQPQRMLNVMLHPTPNSVMFYDMIVLVGYLCLNIIIGWVTLEAERLDVDPPKWVKPLIYLSVLWAFSIHTVTAFLYAGIPGRHYWLTAIMAARFLSSAFCSGPAILLLLLFLVRRLTGFDPGRDAIKTLSTIIVYAMCVNVFFYLLEIFTAFYSQIPGHMEPMLFLFSGHGGHLAWVSYWMWAAVIMAFASLAILIPPQWRTGPLLPLALIMLVAASWIDKGLGLLIGGFTPNMFEAFTPYMPTAKEIAVALGVYAVGALVLSLLWKIALGVKREARHFGD; the protein is encoded by the coding sequence ATGCTTGAGAAATTGTTTACCGGTCCCAAGAGCTATTATGTGTGGCTGCTCTTTCTGCTCTGCGTCATCGCGGGCTGCGGCCTTGTCTACCTGGACCAGCTCCAGAGCGGTCTCGGCATCACGGGCATGAACCGGGACGTGTCCTGGGGGCTGTATATCTCGCAGTTCACCTATTTCGTCGGCGTGGCGGCCTCGGCCGTAATGCTGGTCCTGCCCGCCTACTTCCATCACTACAAAAAATTCAAGCGCATGATCATCTTCGGCGAATTCATGGCCGTGGCGGCCGTGGTCATGTGCGCCCTGTTCATCGTGGTGGACCTCGGGCAGCCCCAGCGCATGCTTAACGTCATGCTCCACCCCACGCCCAATTCGGTCATGTTCTATGACATGATCGTGCTCGTCGGCTATCTCTGCCTGAATATCATCATCGGCTGGGTCACCCTGGAAGCCGAACGCCTGGATGTGGATCCGCCCAAATGGGTCAAGCCCCTGATCTACCTTTCCGTGCTCTGGGCCTTCTCCATCCATACGGTCACGGCCTTCCTGTACGCGGGCATTCCGGGCCGCCATTACTGGCTGACCGCCATCATGGCCGCGCGCTTCCTGTCCTCGGCCTTCTGCTCCGGTCCCGCCATTCTGCTGCTCCTGCTCTTCCTGGTGCGGCGGCTCACGGGCTTCGACCCCGGCAGGGACGCCATCAAGACCCTGTCCACCATCATTGTCTACGCCATGTGCGTGAACGTCTTCTTCTATCTGCTGGAGATCTTCACGGCCTTCTACAGCCAGATTCCGGGCCACATGGAACCCATGCTCTTCCTGTTCTCCGGCCATGGCGGACATCTGGCCTGGGTGAGCTACTGGATGTGGGCCGCCGTGATCATGGCCTTCGCCTCTCTGGCCATCCTGATTCCGCCGCAGTGGCGCACCGGCCCCCTGCTGCCTCTGGCGCTGATCATGCTGGTGGCCGCCAGCTGGATCGACAAGGGCCTGGGCCTGCTTATCGGCGGTTTCACGCCCAACATGTTTGAAGCCTTTACGCCCTATATGCCCACGGCCAAGGAAATCGCCGTGGCCCTCGGCGTTTACGCCGTGGGGGCGCTGGTGCTCTCCCTTCTCTGGAAGATCGCCCTGGGCGTCAAGCGGGAAGCCCGCCATTTCGGCGACTAG